In Ferribacterium limneticum, a genomic segment contains:
- a CDS encoding EAL domain-containing protein, with the protein MTRKRATRIVELISTQSDRVEPGLSLREVTTRMLAAKISSVIIVDQGKALGIITERDIVRVMRQHHSPDQTAGDTMTSPVHSVPADMLFQQAYREAASLGIRHVIVTDAAGLPLGVVSESDFRKHLGADFFLQLNSADTLMERTFPRLPADAHLEDALTAMAAVSVSCVFVVDGRRPLGIVTEHDIVRFFLDDQPNPTLGAIMTRPAICIRADRPLADAAQQMLDHDIRHLAVVDDKGLLVGLLSEHTLMSPLSLGQVDSILSEQQSILRNREQILEETARNERYQRALLDNFPYLVWLKDTESRFLTTNRAFADAVCLPNTGAIVGMSDLDFWPPEMADHFRADDAEVMASRKNKVVVEQIVIGHQSIWHETYKAPVIGDDGSLLGTVGFARDISERRRGEEAMRLRNAALAGMIGGETLPRALELLIKSVEAEMPEWRCSIMLSDEAGQQLRVGAAPSLPAAYSAAIDGLPIGEGLSSCGTAAALRQRIIVENVFADPLCAAYHELARESDIAACWSDPIIGPDGLLLGTFAAYHRQPSQPREEDLGCLTQACQLAALLIAHQRRSQELSRSLETFHGIFNRISEALFIQSEDGTFLDVNTGAEQISGIPRAQLIGLSHAAFTQPGLTDVATINQHITAALAGTPQIFEVLAKNTGGRIFPVEIRLHSARYFGRPAVIASAVDISERKNAELRLEIEHDIAQALAAGLQRDAVLQVLLNAALRFPDIDAGCLHWRQADGSYRLMTHVGVSADFVDKVARLDADSPFARFAMDGGTICNCQQPSDHCADTSVLDNEAIQREGLGCLTTLPIMLAGQPAACITLGSRRATGILASTLRSLDMLGNHFSQTLLQLDAQEQARRLQQNLSGLFDALKDFIFILDEDGRILHYNRAVADDLGYGPDALIGQPIATVHPKNLQKIANDSMADVIAGRRFNCPLPILHANGEQSMIETRITHGYWNGRPALISTSQDITERLIAEERQQLAASVFDNAHEGIMITDPKGRIVEVNSTFSELTGYPRDEAIGQTADLLKSGHHDPAFYHEMWQKIGEEGYWRGEIWNRKKSGEIFVELLTISTVRNRNGEIANFVAIFSDITVIKQHQQRLEHLAHYDALTQLPNRMLLSDRLQLAMAQTERSGKMLAICYLDLDNFKPINDQFGHSAGDFLLIEVAQRLKTCVRAGDTVSRLGGDEFVLLVSNLDDLHECDHAVGRIIGALSQPFRVSEHSITISASIGVTLYPHDGSDADTLLRHADQAMYAAKQGGRNRHHLFDPENDRRTRIRREEIGRIREGLDKGEFELYFQPKVNMRKGRVTGAEALIRWQHPEEGLLLPGRFLPVIEDSELDIEVGDWVIREALRQMDEWHEQGVDLPVSINISGKHLLHEGFSRRLAELLSAHPNLVPGLIELEVLETAALEDMAKVAELFAECRRLGVSFALDDFGTGYSSLTYFRQLPADVLKIDQSFIRNMLDDADDLAIVEGVIGLTQAFRRQVIAEGVETVEHGLVLLLLGCDMAQGFGIAHPMPAALMPAWIRQFKPDELWGLATAFKWSREDLPMLIADVDHNRWKKALYTYLDDTTGTLHPPELDHHQCRFGRWYYSQEGRHYACVEAFQALEDLHRHMHDLGSQLLHSHAAGEYGAIESLKREFDEQNIRLTECIQQIQAEVLMNTQTSKR; encoded by the coding sequence ATGACAAGAAAACGCGCGACCAGAATCGTCGAGCTGATATCCACCCAAAGTGATCGCGTCGAGCCCGGCCTCAGCCTGCGCGAGGTGACTACACGCATGCTGGCGGCGAAAATCTCGTCGGTCATCATCGTCGACCAGGGCAAGGCGCTCGGCATCATTACCGAACGCGACATCGTGCGCGTCATGCGCCAGCATCATTCGCCGGATCAAACGGCCGGCGACACGATGACCAGCCCGGTCCATAGCGTCCCGGCCGACATGCTGTTCCAGCAAGCCTATCGCGAAGCCGCCAGTCTGGGCATCCGCCACGTCATCGTCACCGACGCGGCGGGATTGCCCCTCGGCGTCGTCAGCGAATCGGATTTCCGCAAGCATCTCGGTGCCGATTTCTTCCTCCAGCTCAACAGCGCCGACACGCTGATGGAACGCACCTTCCCCCGCCTGCCGGCCGACGCCCATCTCGAAGATGCGCTGACTGCCATGGCGGCGGTCAGCGTCAGCTGTGTCTTCGTCGTCGATGGCCGGCGACCGCTCGGCATCGTCACCGAACATGACATTGTTCGCTTCTTTCTCGACGACCAGCCCAATCCGACCCTGGGCGCCATCATGACCCGGCCTGCCATCTGCATCCGGGCCGACCGCCCGCTGGCCGATGCTGCCCAGCAGATGCTCGATCACGACATTCGCCACCTCGCCGTCGTCGACGACAAAGGCCTGCTCGTCGGCCTGCTCTCCGAACATACACTGATGAGCCCGCTCAGCCTCGGCCAGGTGGACTCCATACTGAGCGAGCAACAATCGATACTCCGCAACCGCGAGCAGATTCTTGAAGAAACCGCCCGCAACGAGCGTTACCAGCGTGCCCTGCTCGACAACTTCCCCTACCTGGTCTGGCTCAAGGATACGGAATCGCGCTTTCTGACCACCAACCGCGCATTTGCCGATGCAGTCTGCCTGCCCAACACCGGTGCCATCGTCGGCATGAGCGATCTGGATTTCTGGCCGCCCGAGATGGCCGATCATTTCCGGGCCGACGACGCTGAAGTCATGGCCTCGCGCAAGAACAAGGTGGTGGTCGAACAGATCGTCATCGGCCACCAGAGCATCTGGCATGAAACCTACAAGGCCCCGGTCATCGGCGACGATGGCAGCCTGCTCGGCACGGTCGGCTTCGCCCGCGACATCTCGGAGCGGAGGCGCGGCGAAGAAGCCATGCGCCTGCGCAACGCCGCGCTGGCCGGGATGATCGGCGGCGAAACGCTGCCCCGCGCCCTCGAATTGCTCATCAAGTCGGTCGAAGCCGAGATGCCGGAGTGGCGGTGTTCGATCATGCTCAGCGACGAAGCCGGGCAGCAGCTCCGCGTTGGCGCAGCCCCCAGCCTGCCGGCAGCCTATAGCGCCGCGATCGACGGCCTGCCGATCGGCGAAGGCCTCAGTTCCTGCGGCACGGCAGCAGCGCTGAGGCAACGCATCATTGTCGAAAACGTCTTCGCCGACCCGCTGTGTGCCGCCTATCACGAACTCGCGCGGGAAAGCGACATCGCCGCCTGCTGGTCAGACCCGATCATCGGTCCGGATGGCCTCTTGCTCGGCACCTTCGCCGCCTATCACCGCCAGCCCAGCCAGCCGCGCGAAGAGGATCTGGGCTGCCTGACCCAAGCCTGCCAGCTGGCCGCGCTGCTCATCGCTCATCAGCGTCGGTCGCAGGAGCTGAGCCGAAGCCTGGAAACCTTCCACGGCATTTTCAACCGCATCAGCGAAGCACTGTTCATCCAGTCCGAGGATGGCACCTTCCTCGACGTCAATACCGGCGCCGAGCAAATTTCCGGCATCCCCCGTGCCCAGTTGATCGGTCTGAGCCATGCGGCATTTACGCAACCCGGGCTGACCGATGTAGCGACCATAAACCAGCACATCACCGCGGCGCTGGCCGGTACGCCACAGATCTTCGAAGTCCTCGCCAAAAACACCGGGGGCCGCATTTTCCCGGTCGAAATCCGGCTCCACAGCGCAAGATACTTCGGCCGGCCGGCGGTCATCGCCTCCGCCGTCGATATTTCCGAGCGCAAAAATGCCGAGTTGCGCCTTGAAATCGAGCACGACATCGCCCAGGCGCTGGCTGCCGGCCTGCAGCGCGACGCCGTGCTGCAGGTGCTGCTCAATGCCGCCCTGCGCTTTCCCGATATCGATGCCGGCTGCCTGCACTGGCGACAGGCCGATGGTAGCTACCGGCTAATGACCCACGTCGGGGTTTCCGCCGACTTTGTCGACAAAGTCGCCCGCCTCGATGCCGATAGTCCGTTTGCCCGTTTCGCGATGGACGGCGGGACAATTTGCAATTGCCAGCAGCCGAGCGATCACTGCGCTGACACCAGCGTTCTCGACAACGAAGCGATCCAGAGAGAAGGTCTGGGCTGCCTGACCACCTTGCCGATCATGCTGGCCGGTCAGCCGGCCGCCTGCATCACGCTAGGCAGCCGCCGGGCCACCGGCATCCTGGCATCGACGCTGCGTTCGCTCGACATGTTGGGCAATCATTTCAGCCAGACCCTGCTCCAGCTCGATGCTCAGGAGCAAGCCCGACGCCTGCAACAGAACCTGAGCGGCCTGTTCGATGCGCTCAAGGATTTCATTTTCATCCTCGACGAGGATGGCCGCATCCTGCATTACAACCGGGCAGTTGCCGACGACCTCGGCTATGGACCTGACGCCCTGATCGGCCAGCCGATTGCCACGGTACACCCGAAAAATCTGCAAAAAATTGCCAACGACAGCATGGCCGACGTCATCGCCGGCCGCCGTTTCAACTGCCCGCTGCCCATCCTGCACGCCAATGGCGAGCAGAGCATGATCGAGACGCGAATCACCCATGGTTACTGGAATGGTCGCCCGGCGCTGATCAGCACATCGCAGGACATCACCGAGCGCCTGATCGCCGAAGAGCGCCAGCAACTTGCTGCCAGCGTTTTTGACAATGCGCACGAAGGCATCATGATCACCGACCCGAAAGGGCGGATCGTCGAAGTCAATTCAACCTTCAGCGAACTGACGGGTTATCCCCGCGACGAAGCGATCGGCCAGACCGCCGACCTCCTCAAATCGGGACACCACGACCCGGCCTTCTATCATGAAATGTGGCAAAAAATCGGCGAGGAAGGCTATTGGCGCGGCGAGATATGGAACCGCAAGAAGTCCGGCGAAATATTCGTCGAACTGCTCACCATCTCCACAGTCCGTAACCGGAACGGCGAAATCGCCAACTTCGTCGCCATTTTTTCCGACATCACCGTCATCAAGCAGCACCAGCAACGCCTCGAGCATCTTGCCCATTACGATGCGCTGACCCAGCTCCCCAACCGCATGCTGCTCAGCGACCGCCTCCAGCTGGCCATGGCACAAACCGAACGCAGCGGGAAGATGCTGGCCATCTGCTATCTCGATCTCGACAACTTCAAACCGATCAACGACCAGTTCGGCCATTCGGCCGGCGATTTCCTGCTCATCGAAGTCGCCCAGCGCCTGAAGACCTGCGTCCGCGCCGGCGACACGGTGTCGCGACTAGGTGGCGATGAATTCGTCCTGCTCGTTTCCAATCTTGATGACCTGCACGAGTGCGATCACGCCGTCGGCCGCATCATTGGCGCACTGAGCCAGCCTTTCCGCGTCTCCGAACACAGCATCACCATTTCGGCGAGCATCGGCGTCACGCTCTACCCGCATGACGGTTCCGATGCCGACACCCTGCTCCGCCACGCCGACCAGGCGATGTACGCGGCCAAGCAGGGCGGCCGCAATCGCCATCACCTGTTCGACCCGGAAAACGACCGCCGCACGCGCATTCGCCGCGAGGAAATCGGGCGTATTCGGGAAGGCCTGGACAAGGGCGAGTTCGAGCTCTACTTCCAGCCCAAGGTAAACATGCGCAAGGGCCGCGTGACCGGGGCCGAAGCACTGATCCGCTGGCAGCACCCGGAAGAAGGGCTGCTCCTGCCTGGGCGCTTCCTGCCCGTCATCGAGGACAGCGAACTCGATATCGAAGTCGGCGACTGGGTCATCCGGGAAGCACTGCGCCAGATGGACGAATGGCATGAACAGGGCGTCGACCTGCCGGTCAGCATCAACATTTCCGGCAAGCACCTGCTGCATGAGGGATTTTCCCGGCGCCTGGCCGAACTGCTCAGCGCCCACCCGAATCTGGTTCCCGGCCTGATCGAGCTTGAAGTCCTCGAAACCGCGGCGCTTGAAGACATGGCCAAGGTCGCCGAGCTGTTCGCCGAATGCCGGCGCCTCGGCGTCAGCTTCGCCCTTGACGATTTTGGCACCGGCTATTCGTCGCTGACCTACTTCCGCCAGCTACCGGCCGACGTGCTCAAGATCGACCAGTCATTCATCCGCAACATGCTCGACGATGCCGACGACCTGGCCATTGTCGAAGGCGTCATCGGGCTGACCCAGGCCTTTCGCCGTCAGGTCATCGCCGAAGGCGTCGAAACGGTCGAGCACGGCCTCGTCCTGCTCCTCCTTGGCTGCGACATGGCGCAGGGTTTCGGCATCGCCCATCCGATGCCGGCAGCACTGATGCCCGCCTGGATTCGGCAATTCAAGCCAGATGAGCTGTGGGGTCTGGCCACGGCCTTCAAGTGGTCACGCGAGGATTTGCCCATGCTGATCGCCGACGTCGACCACAACCGCTGGAAAAAAGCCCTTTACACCTACCTCGATGACACCACCGGCACCCTGCACCCGCCGGAACTCGACCATCATCAGTGCCGATTCGGTCGCTGGTATTACAGCCAGGAAGGGCGGCACTATGCCTGCGTCGAAGCCTTCCAGGCGCTCGAAGACCTGCACCGGCACATGCATGATCTCGGCAGCCAACTGCTGCACAGCCACGCAGCCGGAGAATATGGCGCCATTGAGTCACTAAAGCGGGAATTCGATGAGCAGAACATCAGGCTGACCGAATGCATCCAGCAAATTCAGGCCGAAGTACTCATGAACACTCAGACCAGCAAGCGATAG
- a CDS encoding type 2 periplasmic-binding domain-containing protein: MLPDSALGHPYSNDMISVIPFKEPAPARRVALAWRPGFVRPKAIEALLDALRGLSSPAYRLLV, encoded by the coding sequence GTGTTGCCGGACAGCGCGCTGGGGCATCCTTACAGCAACGACATGATCAGCGTCATTCCCTTCAAGGAGCCCGCTCCGGCCCGCCGCGTGGCGCTGGCCTGGCGGCCGGGCTTCGTGCGTCCGAAGGCCATCGAGGCTCTGCTCGACGCCTTGCGCGGCCTAAGTTCGCCGGCCTATCGCTTGCTGGTCTGA
- a CDS encoding HAMP domain-containing sensor histidine kinase, translating to MKSISAMLGLPVPSRLFWKIFGSLWLAIGTITFCVDFVVDAMFQAELRQSPDLSIGYRAELATTLVATTLRHAEIEGARQLLVEWTGKRELPVLVVNAEGEDILSRTVPVPALTQALSLLEKETDERSVQRVVTPSGEAYVLFVPLLLLPASAPHQHVYRYAESTRAELLAMALVSLFFAAGLTWYLYRPIRHLHEANRRFAAGDLDTRVGQLIGQRRDEIADLGRDFDDMAGRVQSTIEAKSRLLHDVSHELRSPLARMQIALALTRQTPAKTGEMLERIAYEIERLDKILGETLTLSRLRSGPELPGDECFDLVELLTDIVEDARFETAKTGRPIALLAQGDVLIAGRSELLRSAIENVIRNALVHTPDGAAVSVELGNPIAGFVTVKVCDGGAGVPQDELDALFDPFFRGRNGDKAQGYGLGLSIARHAVEAHGGQVGASNVEGGGLCISMRLPVTTLDEWS from the coding sequence GTGAAATCGATTTCGGCCATGCTGGGTTTGCCGGTGCCGAGTCGCCTGTTCTGGAAGATTTTCGGATCGCTGTGGCTGGCCATCGGCACCATCACGTTTTGCGTCGACTTTGTCGTTGATGCCATGTTTCAGGCAGAGCTCCGGCAGTCGCCTGACCTGTCGATAGGCTATCGCGCCGAACTGGCTACGACGCTGGTGGCAACAACGCTGCGTCATGCCGAAATTGAAGGCGCCCGGCAGTTGCTTGTTGAATGGACGGGAAAGCGCGAGTTGCCGGTGCTGGTGGTGAATGCCGAAGGAGAGGATATTCTTTCCCGAACGGTACCTGTACCCGCACTCACCCAGGCTTTGTCGTTGCTTGAGAAGGAGACCGACGAGCGTTCCGTGCAGCGGGTGGTGACACCGAGTGGTGAGGCATATGTGCTGTTTGTGCCTTTACTGTTGTTGCCGGCCTCGGCTCCCCATCAGCACGTCTATCGCTATGCCGAATCGACTCGTGCCGAGCTGTTGGCTATGGCACTGGTCAGTCTGTTCTTCGCGGCCGGCCTGACCTGGTATCTGTACCGCCCGATTCGCCATTTGCACGAGGCCAATCGTCGTTTTGCCGCAGGCGATCTGGATACCCGCGTTGGCCAGTTGATTGGTCAACGTCGTGATGAGATTGCTGATTTGGGGCGTGACTTTGATGACATGGCGGGTCGGGTACAGAGCACCATTGAGGCCAAATCGCGCCTGCTCCACGATGTGTCGCATGAATTGCGCTCACCATTGGCGCGAATGCAAATTGCACTGGCGCTGACCCGGCAGACACCGGCCAAGACCGGAGAAATGCTCGAGCGGATTGCCTACGAAATTGAGCGACTAGACAAGATTCTGGGGGAGACGCTGACCCTCTCGCGGCTAAGGTCGGGGCCCGAACTGCCTGGCGATGAGTGCTTCGATCTGGTCGAATTGCTGACCGATATCGTCGAGGATGCACGTTTCGAAACAGCCAAGACAGGCCGGCCGATAGCGTTGCTGGCCCAAGGCGACGTCCTGATAGCCGGTCGTAGCGAATTGTTGAGAAGTGCCATCGAGAACGTGATCCGCAATGCGCTTGTCCATACACCGGACGGTGCAGCAGTCAGTGTCGAGCTGGGTAATCCCATAGCTGGCTTTGTCACCGTGAAGGTTTGCGACGGCGGGGCCGGGGTGCCGCAAGACGAGCTGGATGCCCTGTTCGATCCATTTTTCAGGGGGCGCAACGGGGACAAGGCGCAAGGATATGGCCTTGGGTTGTCGATTGCACGACATGCCGTAGAGGCCCATGGCGGGCAGGTCGGTGCAAGCAATGTCGAGGGTGGAGGCCTCTGCATCAGTATGCGGTTGCCGGTGACAACGCTTGACGAATGGTCTTGA
- a CDS encoding response regulator transcription factor, translated as METRLPQILLVDDDQAFCVMLTEFLGGEGMAVCAVHDGETGCREAVSGGFDLVLLDVMMPGMNGIEVLRHIRRHGDLPVLMLTAKGDDLDRIIGLELGADDYLPKPCNPRELAARLRALLRRSGHAHEGKSVEALANEMLSLSSAKRIAKWRGELLQLTSTEFGVLEVLYENAGQIVPKAELASRVLGRVPARYDRSLDMHVSNLRRKLGKFDDGRVPIQTIHGIGYQLLRG; from the coding sequence GTGGAAACCCGGTTGCCGCAAATCCTGCTGGTTGATGATGACCAGGCCTTCTGCGTCATGCTGACTGAGTTTCTTGGCGGCGAGGGGATGGCGGTCTGTGCGGTACACGATGGTGAGACCGGTTGCCGTGAAGCGGTCAGTGGTGGTTTCGATCTGGTGCTGCTTGATGTCATGATGCCGGGCATGAATGGTATCGAGGTACTTCGTCATATTCGTCGGCATGGCGATTTGCCGGTGCTGATGTTGACGGCGAAGGGCGATGATCTGGATCGCATCATCGGTCTCGAGTTGGGGGCTGACGACTACCTGCCAAAACCCTGTAATCCCCGTGAACTGGCAGCTCGCTTGCGAGCGCTTTTGCGTCGCTCCGGCCACGCGCACGAAGGTAAATCTGTTGAGGCACTGGCCAATGAAATGCTTTCGCTGTCGTCGGCGAAGCGCATCGCCAAATGGCGGGGCGAATTGTTGCAACTGACCAGCACCGAGTTCGGCGTACTTGAGGTTCTTTACGAGAACGCCGGGCAGATTGTTCCCAAGGCTGAACTCGCCAGCCGTGTATTGGGACGAGTCCCTGCCCGCTATGACAGGAGCCTCGACATGCATGTCAGCAACCTGCGACGGAAGCTGGGCAAATTCGATGATGGTCGGGTACCCATTCAGACCATTCACGGCATTGGTTACCAATTGCTCCGAGGCTAG
- a CDS encoding c-type cytochrome, whose translation MNKKTTFLLITSVALALATSGNLYAAVDDADAEKLLKDSKCLKCHDVEKTKKGKPYKKIAAEYKGKATAKAELIKHVTEPNQVEVEGEKVDHGTVKTRDAERINNLIDWILAR comes from the coding sequence ATGAACAAGAAAACCACATTCCTTCTGATCACATCAGTGGCCCTTGCCCTCGCCACCAGCGGCAATCTTTACGCTGCGGTCGACGACGCCGATGCCGAAAAATTGCTCAAGGACAGCAAGTGCCTGAAATGCCATGACGTCGAAAAGACCAAGAAGGGCAAGCCGTACAAGAAAATCGCCGCCGAATACAAAGGCAAGGCCACAGCCAAGGCTGAACTAATCAAGCATGTCACCGAACCGAATCAGGTTGAGGTCGAAGGGGAAAAAGTCGATCACGGCACCGTCAAGACACGTGACGCCGAGCGCATCAACAATCTGATCGACTGGATATTGGCTCGCTGA
- a CDS encoding cytochrome c3 family protein, with product MKRFIGIAAVLLGTLLSAPAIAAPAAKSAPVGAQCVSCHEAETKAHAYHGDCVSCHTSAVEHGKVEEARENATAKTAKPKSVLAGLPDSKQCLTCHETDKKRTHFAFAEHNKAGVQCNDCHGNHTDKVKKLNASQLKGGKTTALCATCHQDVLAKFNMPSHHPVKEGGATCTGCHDPHASKQATLGAVTEQCTSCHQAVRGPHVFEHAPVVEGCTTCHDPHGAPNRKLQTIAQPMQCLQCHSIAGNRHGQSGTSSNVAPISGSVLRDCVSCHSAIHGSSTDQHLRF from the coding sequence ATGAAACGTTTTATTGGAATTGCAGCGGTATTACTGGGGACATTGCTGTCAGCCCCCGCCATCGCGGCACCTGCCGCAAAATCTGCTCCGGTCGGGGCGCAGTGTGTCAGTTGCCACGAAGCCGAAACCAAGGCTCACGCCTATCACGGCGACTGCGTCAGCTGCCACACCAGCGCAGTTGAGCACGGCAAGGTCGAAGAGGCGCGCGAAAACGCCACGGCCAAGACAGCCAAACCCAAAAGTGTTTTGGCCGGACTGCCGGACTCAAAGCAATGCCTGACCTGTCACGAAACCGACAAAAAGCGCACGCATTTCGCCTTTGCCGAACACAACAAGGCCGGCGTTCAATGTAACGACTGCCACGGCAACCACACTGACAAGGTCAAAAAGCTGAATGCCTCTCAGCTCAAAGGCGGAAAAACTACGGCTCTGTGTGCAACCTGCCACCAGGACGTTCTGGCCAAGTTCAACATGCCTTCGCATCATCCCGTAAAGGAAGGCGGCGCCACCTGCACCGGCTGCCATGACCCGCATGCTTCCAAGCAAGCCACTCTGGGTGCGGTCACCGAGCAATGCACATCCTGCCACCAAGCTGTTCGTGGCCCCCACGTCTTCGAGCACGCACCAGTCGTCGAAGGCTGCACGACCTGCCACGACCCTCACGGCGCGCCGAATCGCAAGCTGCAAACCATCGCCCAGCCGATGCAGTGCCTGCAGTGTCACTCGATTGCCGGCAACCGGCATGGCCAGAGTGGCACCTCCAGCAACGTCGCGCCGATCTCGGGGTCAGTGCTGCGCGACTGCGTCAGTTGCCACAGCGCCATCCATGGCAGCTCGACTGACCAGCATCTGAGATTCTGA
- a CDS encoding MtrB/PioB family outer membrane beta-barrel protein, whose protein sequence is MHAKTQKKILALTVAGLFASPLYAAEAAAEGMVVTGDVTAKFFAFDYFKGADAGRTQFLERYNYQKGIGDDNRSGAYLDLDLDIVANNGQRNVFVLKRDSFGEHNQRNIFKANTDLFGLAGYYTNFRSSSGGLSFLYSPGQIPSGGVDTTYAAASQTGFVRQFNNDSLGQNIFKVDRQTYGIGVDLKPELLGNKLSASLEYDGYARDGNRFATYVLGNGDLTGGNANKRPLRWRGFDAPIDEKMNRYTFSLNGSPGGFNLGYEGRLEKFESSRNFTIGDFGAQITAQDATVAPTNAAVARRPIQYAPDSTLISNNFRLAKRFGATSVAAGYGLSVLDQDSFSQQQQFVGYSTGKITTNSAYASVSSNIISGVGLDGFIRYNHRKNNSDFPVAGLITPTATEGLDVRINQIEALSYGISATMRPGFLKSTATLGWKHEDKDRDLTWSQWGGGVVSINQAQTLYRNNTRVDELFLKWVARPMQGLILRVTPSYALANSTGLVTEPERALNLKTQLSYTTTKGIQTSGYYNYKRAENGNNAFTSSAAGGALGASVQQETEKTLQSAGVSVNVPISEWINTYASFSWLQDDFSSYLMRNDARRYDAPTAAINFLAIDRPNYKIDSYVVSLGGDWQVSDPLRLNAGYTWTQSKGDTASGYVGTQLAAGNSIDGVINNNVHTLTLGVDYELKKRMKLRGTYVYDYYTDNAYTALTGAYQGLMVGVSLGF, encoded by the coding sequence ATGCATGCGAAAACACAGAAAAAAATCCTGGCCCTCACCGTTGCCGGCCTGTTTGCCTCGCCCTTGTACGCTGCCGAAGCTGCGGCGGAAGGGATGGTCGTCACCGGAGATGTGACCGCCAAATTCTTTGCCTTCGATTATTTCAAGGGTGCCGATGCAGGCCGTACCCAGTTCCTGGAACGCTATAACTACCAGAAAGGCATCGGCGACGACAATCGCTCTGGCGCCTATCTCGATCTGGATCTCGATATCGTCGCCAACAATGGCCAGCGCAATGTCTTCGTGCTGAAGCGCGACAGCTTCGGCGAGCACAATCAGCGCAATATCTTCAAAGCCAATACCGACCTGTTCGGGCTTGCCGGCTACTACACCAACTTCCGCTCATCATCTGGCGGGCTGAGTTTCCTTTACAGCCCGGGACAAATTCCGAGCGGCGGTGTAGATACGACTTACGCAGCAGCATCTCAGACTGGCTTCGTCAGGCAATTCAACAACGACTCGCTTGGGCAAAATATTTTCAAGGTTGACCGTCAAACTTACGGTATTGGTGTCGATCTGAAACCTGAATTGCTTGGCAACAAGCTCAGCGCTTCGCTGGAATACGACGGATACGCCCGGGACGGCAATCGTTTTGCCACTTACGTGCTGGGTAACGGTGACCTCACTGGTGGCAACGCCAATAAGCGGCCGCTCCGCTGGCGCGGCTTCGATGCCCCCATCGATGAAAAAATGAACCGCTACACCTTCAGCCTGAATGGCTCGCCGGGAGGATTCAATCTGGGCTACGAAGGTCGCCTCGAAAAGTTCGAAAGTAGCCGAAACTTCACGATTGGCGATTTCGGTGCCCAGATTACCGCTCAAGATGCAACGGTCGCGCCAACCAATGCAGCCGTCGCACGCCGTCCTATTCAGTACGCTCCGGACAGCACTCTAATTTCCAACAATTTCCGTTTAGCCAAGCGCTTCGGGGCCACTTCTGTCGCTGCCGGCTATGGCCTGTCTGTACTTGATCAGGATTCCTTCTCGCAACAACAGCAGTTTGTCGGCTATAGCACCGGGAAAATCACCACCAACAGTGCCTATGCCAGCGTCAGCAGCAACATCATTAGTGGCGTTGGTCTCGACGGCTTTATCCGCTACAACCATCGCAAAAACAACTCGGATTTTCCGGTTGCCGGGCTGATCACGCCAACGGCTACTGAAGGCCTTGATGTCCGGATCAACCAGATTGAAGCCTTGAGCTATGGCATCTCTGCCACCATGCGACCCGGCTTCCTGAAATCGACAGCAACTCTTGGCTGGAAACATGAAGACAAGGATCGCGACCTGACCTGGAGTCAATGGGGTGGTGGTGTAGTCTCGATCAACCAAGCGCAGACCCTCTACCGTAACAACACCCGCGTCGACGAGCTTTTCCTGAAGTGGGTCGCCCGTCCGATGCAGGGACTCATCCTGCGCGTCACGCCCTCCTACGCCTTGGCCAACAGCACGGGGTTGGTAACTGAACCTGAAAGGGCTCTCAATCTGAAAACCCAGCTGAGCTATACGACTACCAAGGGTATTCAGACTAGCGGTTATTACAATTACAAGCGGGCAGAAAACGGCAACAACGCCTTTACCAGTAGCGCAGCAGGTGGTGCCCTGGGCGCGTCGGTTCAACAGGAAACCGAGAAAACGCTCCAATCTGCAGGCGTTTCGGTGAACGTGCCAATCAGCGAATGGATCAATACGTACGCCAGTTTTTCGTGGCTTCAGGATGATTTTTCCAGCTACCTGATGCGTAATGACGCTCGTCGCTATGACGCCCCAACGGCAGCTATCAATTTCCTGGCGATCGACCGGCCAAACTACAAGATCGACAGCTATGTCGTCTCACTGGGCGGCGACTGGCAGGTCAGCGATCCGCTCCGCTTGAATGCCGGTTATACCTGGACCCAATCGAAGGGCGATACGGCTTCCGGTTATGTCGGTACTCAATTGGCTGCCGGCAACAGCATCGACGGCGTGATCAACAATAACGTTCATACGCTAACCCTTGGCGTCGACTACGAGTTGAAAAAGCGAATGAAGCTACGGGGCACGTATGTCTATGACTACTACACCGACAACGCCTACACAGCCCTGACCGGGGCTTATCAAGGCCTTATGGTCGGAGTTTCGCTGGGCTTTTGA